The Setaria italica strain Yugu1 chromosome IX, Setaria_italica_v2.0, whole genome shotgun sequence genome has a window encoding:
- the LOC101765401 gene encoding alpha-humulene synthase gives MALISAATSCWKAAPEVHPSVWGDFFINYIPEPLQISDEEMLDRVNQLKGEVSGLFEACKNVVEKMDLVDVLQHLGIDHHFKEQIATTLSSIHRGEFNSSSLHEVALRFRLLRQHGFWVSAGEFNKFKHEDGSFINDITNDPKGLLSLYNAANLLTHDEGALEEALLFARRHLELMKSSLKSPLAEQVERALKIPLPRTLKRVEAVSYIPEYSGEQRYNPAILELAKLDFNLLQRLHQKELKTISQWWKDLSEDIKLEYVRDRIVECYFWAYSVYYEQEYARARMILARLFVLTSLLDDTYDDHATLEECRELTKAIERWDESDISLLPEYIKKLFLKVIRNFKEFEDELEAHEKYRIAYARKGFQLISKSYLQEAEWSHHNYIPSFNDHVNVSTISAGAQLLCVGLLVGMGDVATKEAFEWTIGNNDAIRACAEVFRFMDDMADFKRGRNKMDVATSVECYIKEHNVSAEVALAKFGSFVDDAWKTLNHAIFEHHALLPVLQRVTNLAMSMMLVFLDQRDGYTNSKELKETLKSQFVKHVPL, from the exons ATGGCACTTATAAGCGCGGCCACATCTTGTTGGAAGGCAGCACCTGAGGTTCACCCCAGTGTATGGGGTGATTTCTTTATCAACTACATCCCTGAACCGCTGCAG ATTTCAGATGAAGAGATGTTAGACAGAGTCAATCAATTGAAAGGGGAAGTAAGTGGTCTATTTGAGGCTTGCAAGAATGTCGTGGAAAAAATGGACCTCGTAGATGTGCTGCAACATTTGGGGATAGATCACCATTTCAAGGAACAAATAGCCACCACCTTAAGCAGTATCCACAGGGGTGAATTCAACAGCTCAAGCCTTCATGAGGTTGCCCTTCGTTTTCGCTTGCTTAGGCAGCATGGGTTTTGGGTTTCAGCAG GTGAATTTAACAAGTTCAAGCATGAAGATGGGAGCTTTATTAATGACATAACTAACGATCCGAAGGGCTTGTTAAGTTTATACAACGCAGCTAACCTTTTAACGCACGACGAGGGTGCACTTGAAGAAGCCCTTCTATTTGCAAGGCGCCATCTGGAATTGATGAAAAGTAGTCTCAAATCCCCTTTAGCAGAGCAAGTGGAGCGTGCCCTTAAAATACCATTACCAAGGACCTTAAAGAGGGTAGAAGCAGTCTCTTATATCCCAGAGTACAGTGGAGAGCAAAGGTACAACCCAGCCATACTGGAGCTTGCCAAGCTAGATTTTAACCTCCTGCAGCGTCTTCACCAAAAGGAACTCAAGACAATTTCTCA GTGGTGGAAGGATCTTTCTGAAGACATTAAACTAGAATATGTGAGGGACCGAATCGTTGAGTGTTACTTTTGGGCTTATAGTGTGTACTACGAGCAAGAGTATGCACGTGCACGGATGATCCTCGCCAGGTTATTCGTGCTAACATCTTTGTTAGATGACACATATGATGATCATGCTACTTTGGAGGAGTGTCGGGAGCTCACCAAGGCTATAGAAAG ATGGGACGAAAGTGATATTTCTCTTTTACCTGAATACATTAAGAAATTATTTCTCAAGGTGATAAGAAACTTCAAGGAATTTGAGGATGAGTTGGAAGCACATGAGAAGTACCGCATTGCTTATGCTAGGAAAGGG TTCCAGCTTATATCCAAAAGTTATCTCCAAGAAGCGGAATGGTCTCATCACAATTACATACCAAGCTTCAATGATCATGTGAATGTATCCACCATATCAGCAGGTGCTCAATTGTTGTGCGTGGGGCTGCTTGTTGGCATGGGAGATGTTGCAACCAAGGAGGCATTTGAGTGGACCATTGGTAACAATGATGCCATAAGAGCATGTGCAGAGGTGTTCCGCTTCATGGATGACATGGCGGATTTTAAG AGAGGAAGGAACAAAATGGATGTAGCCACATCTGTGGAGtgctacatcaaggagcacaatgTCAGTGCCGAGGTTGCCCTGGCCAAGTTTGGTTCCTTTGTTGATGATGCATGGAAAACACTAAATCATGCAATATTTGAACATCATGCTCTACTTCCGGTTCTACAACGAGTCACAAACTTAGCAATGAGCATGATGCTAGTTTTCCTCGACCAGAGAGATGGTTATACAAACAGCAAGGAACTTAAAGAGACCTTGAAGAGCCAATTCGTCAAGCATGTTCCCCTCTAA